A genomic segment from Cygnus atratus isolate AKBS03 ecotype Queensland, Australia chromosome 9, CAtr_DNAZoo_HiC_assembly, whole genome shotgun sequence encodes:
- the TM4SF4 gene encoding transmembrane 4 L6 family member 4, with protein sequence MCTGGCAKCLGITLIPLAVLCTLANILLFFPGGKVVENNQNITDEVWYFGGILGSGVLMIFPALVFLGLKNNDCCGCCGNESCGKRFAMFSSIIFAAVGVLGAGYCFVVSAVALNRGPKCNDGNQWLYPFQDGNYLGNHTIWAMCKSPETIVSWHLTLFALLLVMSGIQAVLCGIQVVNGLFGTICGDCKCCGCCGVSN encoded by the exons atgtgcACTGGAGGCTGTGCTAAGTGCCTAGGAATCACTCTTATCCCTTTGGCTGTGCTATGTACACTTGCTaacattttgctgttcttccctGGAGGAAAAGTGGTtgaaaacaatcaaaatattACAGATGAGGTTTGGTACTTCGGAGGGATCTTGGGATCTGGTGTATTG ATGATCTTTCCTGCTTTGGTGTTTTTGGGCCTTAAGAATAATGATTGCTGTGGATGCTGTGGTAATGAGAGCTGTGGAAAGAGGTTTGCG atGTTTTCCTCTATAATATTTGCTGCAGTTGGAGTTCTGGGAGCTGGATATTGCTTTGTTGTGTCAGCAGTAGCCCTAAACAGAGGCCCTAAATGTAATGATGGAAACCAGTGGCTCTATCCGTTCCAGGACGG GAATTATCTAGGTAACCACACAATATGGGCTATGTGTAAGTCACCTGAAACTATAGTTTCTTGGCACCTGACCCTCTTCGCCTTGCTGCTAGTGATGAGTGGGATCCAAGCAGTGCTCTGCGGTATTCAGGTTGTGAATGGACTCTTTGGAACAATCTGTGGGGACTGCAAATGCTGCGGATGTTGTGGGGTGAGcaactga